AAGAAGTTATATGCTCATAATTAAAAAATGTAGATAAATGAGAATTTACATTAGGATGGTTCGATGATAAAATGATTTGACGATGAGAAGAAATAAATAAGATGAGAAATTGACGATGAGATATAATAATATGGTTTAAAAGACGTATTTTGTAACTTAGCATACTTGAAGaactaatttgaaaaaataaattaaatcaaagtcAACATTGATAATATGATTCCCATGGAGGCCATTTTTAAAAATGTCTTTATTAGTAAAGCAATTTGTGACAATTTAGTAACTTACCCTATTTTATTTTTCCCAAAAACTCCAATTTGTATTTTCACAAAAATTACTGCGATTTGACACGTGTCAGATGATCACGTGAAAAAGGGTGGCAACCGGCTAAACCAGTGGATTAGAACCCCTCCCCGAGGCGAAAGAACAAAATCCCAAAGGTACAACCCTAGAATGCACAAAATCAAAAGCCCAGCCGTGAATACCAAAGAGCGTGGAAATTTTTTCCGATTGATGTCGGAATTCCTAGGAGAAAACCTCTGAGGTCGGGGATTCGCTGTCTTTTATCTGGACGCTGATCTCATCCTCGAAATCCGATGACTACTATGGTAACTCTTTTTCACACCTTCGCGTTTTTcattaatttcattttcataCCTGATACCACTTACACTTAATTTACTGGAGtgaatttttgtttgattttggcaagttgattgttttatggctgatttttttttgatgtatttgacatacAACAGGTAAGCGGCTTGGACATTGATAAATTTGCTGTTATTAATATtcgttttatgatttaattactACTTGGTGGTTGCATGCGTTAGAAACTTAGAATTCGATGTGGCGGACTCAGGTGCGGCTGCTCGTAGAGGGAAGATTGTAAGTTTCGGCATTCTCATAACCTAAGCCGCCCCTTTCATTAAGTTTCTGAGGCCTGCTCTTGTACATTCGTGCTATTTTCGAAATGAAATTATATTGGCGGAGATTGAATTGCACTCGATCAAAGCTGTTATCCACTGTATTGGATTCGATGAGTATCTTTTTTTCCCTCCTTTTTTGGTATTCCACCTATTATGTGTAGCAAGAGTCGGTTGCTTCATGTGAAGAATCATCATCAGTTTGCATTATAAACGTTGTAGTACCCTATGCCGTATGGGAATGTGGGGGAATATGAATTTTTAGTGTCTCAAGGGTTTATGTTTTCTTGAATACTGGATTCTCCCCCAACTCATTACCTCTTTTGCATAAACTCAATGAAAGATATGGACAGATTAAAGTGTTATTAGTCCGTATGGGGACTCTAAGTTCCTTACTTGAATGAAGTGcagttaatttttttgtttcagaTTGTTTTTTATCTGTTTTGTTCTATACATAGTTGTCAAAAGTGCAAGATGCGTTAAAGAGCTCAGATGTCCTCGGGCTTAAAGTGCAAAGTGCATAGCGAAGCGCACACTTCACGGAAGTAAatcacaataaataaaatattctaaaaggataaaaaaatcaatttattttaaaaaatatgaaacacaagatatcaaatattaaatcatcatcatcttcttctttcaagtatcaaatattaaaatgtgAGGGCAAAAGGCAAAGGCGATGTGGGGCAGAGGTTACGCGGGGCATAGACAACTAGATATTAGGGTTTTCCCtactctatttttttaataaatagagAAATCATATTTTTAGTAAGCGATTTCTCATTTgttagatttttaaaataaagaaaaaactgTTTTTTCTGTGATGCgcaaaaaaaacacaaaaaaaagtGCACGCTTCATGGAAGCCATGCACTTTGGAGTTTGGAGTGCACTGAAGCGCAAACTGTGCGCTTCACTGTGCTTTTTGCGCTTTTGACAACTATGGTTCTATAAACTGTTGATCATGTGGGTTTCATATTCTTACTGTTTCATGCTTCTCTGAAAAGTGCTCGTATGACGACATGCCTTTTAAAATTAAGGTACCCAGTGAAGATGATATAATGTCGGTAATGAGAAAGGAGCAAGGGCATATGGAGTCAGACGTGGGTAGGAAAAGGAAGAAAAAGCAAGATGGAACACCTCGGCCAGCATGCTCTTGGGTTCATTTTAGGTTTTATTGCACTCAATTTAGTTGAGCTGGTATCTTGTGtcctattattttcattttattttttcccaGCCAAACTATTGATCCAATGCCATCTTTCAGCCGTGAATTTATTAAGGAGTACACCGCTTCCCATCCCGAATCTTCAGGGTTGAAAGCggtaatcatattttattaatctatattttttaatctttttttttaattatttaggaATAATGTTTGAAATTGTTGTGGTAACTGATGATTGTTTCAGGCCACAAAAGCTGCATCAGATGCATGGAAATTGATGACTCCTGAAGAAAAAGCAAAATATACTAGCCGTGCTCGTGAAGTTTGGGATAAATACCTGAACACGACACCTGCCCGTGTTCCCAAGCCTAGAAGACAAGTATttgcatcttttattttttcaggCATTTGTATATGCAGAAATTTATCGTAGCCTCGCCCTGGAATCCTCTATGTGATAGAATTTATGATCTACATAATGCAGACCAAACTTGTCACTAGGTGTTCTCCTGGTCGATTGTTAAATGTGTTGCAGCGGCTCACTCCTGAACAGAAGGCTGCTGTAAATGGAATGCGGTTTGGTAGTATCCTTAATCTCAGATGCCGAACTTTGCGCCGCAGTCTCTGTCTTTGGTTGTTGGAGCGGTTCAACACTGTCCGACGCAGCTTGGAGATTTGCGGTGAGCGCATTCCATTAACTCCTCGGGATGTTGAGCTTGTGATGGGGTTGGCATCCAGCGGGAAAGATGTGGTTAACTCTGGACCGGATGACTTAATTGCTGAGTTACGCAAGAAATACAATGCCACAAATCGTGGAATTTCTGTTCGACTCTTAGAGGAGCGTTTGGCAGCTCCAGAAGCTGGAGAGGATTTTAAAAGATCTTTTCTCCTTTATGTATTAGGCACTCTTCTGTGCCCCACAGCGAGGCTGGATGTTAGCCCGTCATTTCTCCACTTTTTGACGAACATGGATGCCATCCATCAATATAACTGGGGTAAATTCTTACTTGATCGGCTAGTCCGAGAGGTAGCACGTTATCGTCAAGGGAAGCAGCGTGCTGTTGGTGGTTGTCTTTTATTTCTTCAGGTGAGACCTAACAAATATTTGGCTAAGTCATTCCTCTAGTGATCTAGCATTAGACAGTATCAAgtacaataataatatattataactAATCATAACGATTATGTGCTTGTATGATCTTTTATTTGTGTACAGCTCTTTTACTATGAGAGCATTGCTGTTGGGGAACCATCTGAACTGTCCCCTGCAATCTTTCCATGCTTAGCCTCCTGGGGTGAGGAAGAAATTAGCGAGAGGGAGAAGCATGAGCGAGAGCTTGGTGGTTATGGCTTTGGAGAGGTATATTGTATATATTGTATGATGCACTTGGCATTCAATTGGATAACCAACCTCATCCAATTCTTGCAGGTTGTTTGCAAGGAAAGAGGTCTTGGAACGGGAATTCTTGGGTATAGGAACCAAGATGACAGCATTCCATTGGCTATAATGTCACAAGAGGTCGAGCATTTCCCTCTACTTGAACAGGATGAATATCAGGTAAATTATGCCAGAAGTTCGTTTCTTTCCCTGCTATTCCATAGTTTTCTTTGTCGATTATTCACAAGGATCATAGAAGTCTGGATTTTTGTCTTCTTTATGTTTGATTTTGGAATGTACTAAAAGGCTAGTATTGTTTGTgcctgattatcaaaaggacaAAAATATGCTCCTGTTACCATGTCCAGTTCCGGTCATGTGCTACTGCAGCCTGTAGATACAAGATCTCTTTTCCTTTTCCATTGTCTGATATTTTAATTAGATTTCGTCTCCTTTACTATATTTTGGAATATGTTGTACCATTCCCATACAATATTGACTGCTACGAGATGTCCCTTTTAATCTTTTTAGTGGCTTACTAGTCCATATCCCCTTTTGTATGCATGCACTTCTCATGATATGCTTTTTGGATATGGCCTTTACACAATTATTTGACTGATTTGATCTTATTAATTTCATTGGACTTGTATGTGCTGCAAatcattttctaaattttctgCTGAGATAATTGGTGGACAGTAATCTTGCTTCAAACAAGGGATATATCTGCCATTGCCAAATGCCCAAAATCCATTTGTATGCATTACCTTTCAATTTTCTTCAAGTTGCTTGTGGGCTGTGGCTTTATTTTGTGCTGTTGGACATTGTTGTAAAGCATCAAATTTCCATTTGCGATTGCTTTTATTTATCTCTATTTTTAACTAAACCCTGTTGGTGGTTTTTTTTCACTATGCAGGATGGGGAAGATCATGTTAACGGGGGAATGATTACAGCAGAGGTAATTGATGATTTCCATTATGTTCGTaagttattataaaattatatttcccTTGTCAATAACAGTTTCTTTTGTAGTTGATGATTGTGATTTTCTTGGTGCTACTATAAAATTGTTGTTCCCTTGTTCGTATCAGTTTTTGTAACGCATAAAGCAATATTGGTTTTAGCCATGAAAGGCTAGATGCCAAATATAAACCTGTTGAAAATGGTGAACGTTTACTTGTGCTATTTGAACTCCTATTACTTCCCATTCTCGTCTAATGTTGATTTATGAAAGATTAGCTCCGTAACCTCCCAGCTACTGTGAACTCAAAGTAGTTGAGTTTTTATAGTAAAAGTT
This window of the Primulina huaijiensis isolate GDHJ02 chromosome 3, ASM1229523v2, whole genome shotgun sequence genome carries:
- the LOC140974316 gene encoding uncharacterized protein isoform X1, producing the protein MTTMVPSEDDIMSVMRKEQGHMESDVGRKRKKKQDGTPRPACSWVHFSREFIKEYTASHPESSGLKAATKAASDAWKLMTPEEKAKYTSRAREVWDKYLNTTPARVPKPRRQTKLVTRCSPGRLLNVLQRLTPEQKAAVNGMRFGSILNLRCRTLRRSLCLWLLERFNTVRRSLEICGERIPLTPRDVELVMGLASSGKDVVNSGPDDLIAELRKKYNATNRGISVRLLEERLAAPEAGEDFKRSFLLYVLGTLLCPTARLDVSPSFLHFLTNMDAIHQYNWGKFLLDRLVREVARYRQGKQRAVGGCLLFLQLFYYESIAVGEPSELSPAIFPCLASWGEEEISEREKHERELGGYGFGEVVCKERGLGTGILGYRNQDDSIPLAIMSQEVEHFPLLEQDEYQDGEDHVNGGMITAEEYMPINDEGNTICMDIEITDPVKAPCRNAQYGCVEIVDYTKRKEHEDFCVCSPCACPIPKCHFIGSSNQLSEHFSSKHWDSGRRFQYNSPLPVTLNKNEAFIVLQAEKDGILFLLKKGIESIGHTVLITCISPISSREQYLYDIVAERGNSCLRLKSYTNNFPGRIEGSPPTDFLLVPFGFLNPNGALELEMCIWNSMDIGAG
- the LOC140974316 gene encoding uncharacterized protein isoform X2, giving the protein MSVMRKEQGHMESDVGRKRKKKQDGTPRPACSWVHFSREFIKEYTASHPESSGLKAATKAASDAWKLMTPEEKAKYTSRAREVWDKYLNTTPARVPKPRRQTKLVTRCSPGRLLNVLQRLTPEQKAAVNGMRFGSILNLRCRTLRRSLCLWLLERFNTVRRSLEICGERIPLTPRDVELVMGLASSGKDVVNSGPDDLIAELRKKYNATNRGISVRLLEERLAAPEAGEDFKRSFLLYVLGTLLCPTARLDVSPSFLHFLTNMDAIHQYNWGKFLLDRLVREVARYRQGKQRAVGGCLLFLQLFYYESIAVGEPSELSPAIFPCLASWGEEEISEREKHERELGGYGFGEVVCKERGLGTGILGYRNQDDSIPLAIMSQEVEHFPLLEQDEYQDGEDHVNGGMITAEEYMPINDEGNTICMDIEITDPVKAPCRNAQYGCVEIVDYTKRKEHEDFCVCSPCACPIPKCHFIGSSNQLSEHFSSKHWDSGRRFQYNSPLPVTLNKNEAFIVLQAEKDGILFLLKKGIESIGHTVLITCISPISSREQYLYDIVAERGNSCLRLKSYTNNFPGRIEGSPPTDFLLVPFGFLNPNGALELEMCIWNSMDIGAG